The nucleotide sequence ATCGTGCAAATTGCCGGGAAACGCCCGGCTGGCGGGGCGTCCGGCGGGGGCGGCTCGGGTATGATCGGCGGCGCACGGCGGGGCCGTGCGGCCCCGGGTGACGGGGGCCGAATTCACGAGGAACCGGATGACCGAACTGATGAGGATCGCGGCGCTGTTTGCCGCCACCGCGCTGGCCGAAATCGTCGGCTGTTACCTGCCGTGGCTCGTGCTGAAGGACGGCCGGCCGGTATGGTTGCTGGTGCCGGCCGCGCTGTCGCTCGCGCTGTTCGCGTGGCTGCTGACGCTGCACCCGAGTGCGGCGGGGCGCACCTATGCCGCGTACGGCGGCGTGTATATCGCGGTG is from Burkholderia sp. HI2500 and encodes:
- a CDS encoding YnfA family protein; the encoded protein is MTELMRIAALFAATALAEIVGCYLPWLVLKDGRPVWLLVPAALSLALFAWLLTLHPSAAGRTYAAYGGVYIAVALVWLRVVDGVALTRWDVAGAVLALGGMAVIALQPRA